The genomic region TCAGACCTTCGGTCGGGCTTTCGAGGCCGGCAATCAAGCGCAACAGCGTCGTCTTGCCGGAGCCGGATGGACCGAGCAACGCGATCAGCTCTCCTGAACGGATATCGAGCGAGATGTCATGGAGCGCCGGGAAGCGGTCGAATTCCTTGCGCAAGTTTTGAACGCGTACTTCCATTCTAATTCCTTCAGTGCCGCCGGCTGGCAGCGATTTCTTCGCTGTATCGCATTTCGAGCAGCGTCTTCAAAACAAGGGTCACAAGCGCAAGCAAGGCAAGCAATGTTGCAACGGCAAAAGCGCCGGTGAAATTATACTCGTTGTAGAGAATTTCCACCTGCAACGGCATGGTGTTCGTCTGGCCGCGGATGTGACCGGAGACGACCGAGACGGCGCCGAACTCGCCCATGGCGCGGGCGTTACAAAGAAGCACGCCATAAAGCAGGCCCCATTTGATGTTGGGAAGCGTCACATGCCAGAAGGTCTGCCAGCCGCTGGCACCCAGTGACAGGGCCGCTTCTTCATCCGCCGTTCCCTGTTCCTGCATCAACGGGATCAGTTCGCGCGCGACGAAGGGAAAGGTGACGAACATTGTGGCAAGGATCAGTCCGGGCGCTGCGAAGAGGATCTTGATGTCGTGCGCGTCGAGCCATTTTCCGAGATAGGTATTGGCACCGAAAAGCAGCACGAATACGAGGCCGGAAATAACCGGCGAGACGGAGAAGGGCAGGTCAATCAGGGTCGTCAGGATGGCCTTGCCCTTGAATTCGAACTTGGCGATCGCCCATGCGGCCGCGACGCCGAAAAATAGGTTCAACGGCACGCTGATGCCGGCGACGATAAGCGTCAGGCTTATCGCCGAGAAAGTCTCGGCGTCCTGCAGCGCCTCGAAGAAAGCACTCCCTCCCTTGCGGAAGGCCTCGACGAAGACAGCCGCAAGCGGCAAAAGCAGAATAAGGAGCAGGAAGATCAGCGACAGGATGATGAGCGTCCAGCGGGCGAACCTCGTCTCGGTGACGACCGATCGGACCTTGGTTGGGCGAGTGATCGTGTCAGATGCCATTCCCGTACCTCCGCCTGCTCCAGCTCTGGATGAGATTGATCACGAGCAGCATGATGAACGAGATGATCAGCATGACTGCCGCAATGCCTGTCGCGGCCGCGTAGTTGTATTCTTCCAGCTTGATGACGATCAAAAGCGGCGCAATCTCTGACTTGAACGGCAAGTTGCCGGCGATGAAGATGACCGAACCGTATTCGCCGACCCCGCGTGCAAAGGCCAATGCAAAGCCTGTCAACACGGCAGGCGCGAGGGCTGGAAGAAGGACACGGAAGATCGTCTGGAAGCGATTGGCACCAAGTGTTGCTGCAGCTTCTTCCACCTCCTTGTCGATCTCTTCCATCACCGGCTGCACGGTACGCACGACGAAAGGCAGGCCGACAAAGACGAGGGCAACGACGATGCCGACCGGTGTGAAGGCGATCCTGATGCCAAGCGGCGTCAGGAACTGGCCGATCCAGCCGTTCGGTGCATAGAGTGTCGTCAGGGCGATGCCGGCAACCGCGGTCGGCAGTGCAAAAGGCAGATCGACCATGGCATCGATCACCCGCTTGCCGGGAAAACGGTACCGCACCAACACCCACGCAAGGACGACGCCGAAGACGGCGTTGACACAGGCCGCGGCAAAAGCCGCGCCGAAGCTGATGCGAAGCGCGCTCAGCGTGCGCGGATCGAGTGCAATTGACGAGAACTTGTCCCAGCCAAGCTCGCTCGAACGCCAGGCAAGGCCCGAGAGGGGGATGAGGATCAAAAGGGTGAGCCAGGTCAAGGTAAGGCCGAGCGCCATTCCAAATCCTGGAATGACGCTCGGCCGTTTGAACCGCCACCGCGTGGGGCTATGTGCTTTCATGCGAGGTATTATTGGGCCGGCTTGTAGATTTGGTCAAATACGCCGCCATCACCGAAGAATTTCGGCTGTGCTTCCTTCCAGCCGCCGAAGTCGTCGATGGTGGCGAGCTTCAGGTTCTGGAAGCGGTCAATGTCCGCCTTGTCGGCGACCTCCGGCTTGCTCGGGCGGTAGAAGTGCTTTGCAGCGATCTTCTGGCCTTCGTCGGAGTAGAGATAGTTGAGATAGGCTTCGGCAACCTTGCGCGTGCCCTTCTTATCGACATTGCCGTCGACGACCGCAATCGGCGGATCGGCGCGGATGGACAAGGTCGGCGTGACGATCTCGAACTGGTCCGGCCCGAGCTCCTCCAAGGAGAGATAGGCTTCGTTTTCCCAGGCAAGCAGAACATCGCCCAGGCCGCGCTGGACGAAGGTCGTCGTTGCGCCGCGAGCCCCGGTATCGAGAACTGGAACGTGCTGCAGGAGCTTCGTCACGAAATCCTGCGCTTTGGTGTCGTCACCGCCGTTTGCCTGCTTGGCCCATGCCCAGGCGGCGAGGAAATTCCAGCGCGCGCCGCCCGAAGTCTTCGGGTTCGGCGTAATGACCTGAACGTCATCCTTGATCAGGTCGCCCCAATCCTTGATACCCTTCGGATTGCCCTTGCGGACCAGGAAAACGATGGTGGAGGTATAGGGCGCCGAATTATTCGGGAATCTGGATTTCCAGTCGGCTGGGATCTTGCCGGTCTTGCTGGCGATCGCATCGATATCGCCTTCGAGTGCGAGGGTCACGACATCGGCCTCAAGACCATCGATGACGGACCGCGCCTGGGCGCCCGAGCCGCCGTGCGAGGTCTGGATCGTGACCGTCTCGCCGGTGTCCTTCTCCCATTTTGCGGCAAAGGCGGCGTTGAAATCCTTATACAATTCACGCGTTGGATCGTAAGACACGTTGAGAAGCGTCTGATCGGCTAAAGCCGGGGCAGTGGCGCCGATTGCGACGCTGCCTGCAAAGACAGCGGCCGCGAGGAGCCGGGTGATCCGTATTGACGGCATGGGGAACCTCCTTCGTTCTACTTAAACTCTATCAACTTGGTCGTATAACGAAACGAAAGTTCTTCCGGTTCCTGATGTGCTTTTAGAAACCCATCCCATTCCGCTGGCGAAAACGAAACGGACGTCCCGACCGTCACCGATCGTGTGCCGGAACAGAAAAGCACAGCCGCGCTCGCCATGACACCGGTGAAAACATCGCGATCCGTACAATCGATGACAGGCCCACGCCGTATGCAAAACGATTTCTAAATCGAAACATGGACGTCAGAAGCAAGGCTCTGACGCATTGTCACGGTCGCGAATCTTCAATGAAACTCGAATAGAATTCATCGACGTTTTTCGCCTCGCGCATCGACACGACGACGCCGTCCGATTGCAGGCGCCGAGCGATGGCGGCAAGCACATTGAGATATTCGCCCCTGTTGCTTTCTGCGAAAAGCAGCATGAAGGCGATATCCGTCGGCAGATCGTCGATCGCCTGAAAATCCAGCGGCTGGGCGAAACGCACCAGAAGCCCACGCGGGCTTGTCATGCCGGCGATCGCCGCATGCGGTACGGCAATGCCGTTGCCGATGCCGGTCGAGCCGAGATTTTCACGCCTTTCCAGTGCCTGGACAATCGTCTTTTCCTCCACGCCGAAGGCCTTGCCGGCCTTTTCCGCGAGGCTCTGCAGCGCCCGCCACTTCGTCGACACGGAAACGCCGATGAAGGTATGCTCCGGCCGGAAAATATCTGCGAGCTTCATGTCGTTCTCGTTGTCTTGCTGGCACGGTGATTGGGGAAGTTCAATCCCGCTCCCTGAGGCGATAGCCGACCCCGGTTTCCGTGGTGATATATTGCGGCTGGTCCGGAATCTGCTCCACCTTTTGCCGCAGTTGACGGACGTAAACGCGCAGATACTGAACGTCGGCGGCCGGTCCCCAAACCTGTTTCAGGAGGAACTGATGGGTCAGCACCTTGCCGGCATGCTGGGCAAGGACGCGCAGGAT from Rhizobium gallicum bv. gallicum R602sp harbors:
- the cysW gene encoding sulfate ABC transporter permease subunit CysW, coding for MASDTITRPTKVRSVVTETRFARWTLIILSLIFLLLILLLPLAAVFVEAFRKGGSAFFEALQDAETFSAISLTLIVAGISVPLNLFFGVAAAWAIAKFEFKGKAILTTLIDLPFSVSPVISGLVFVLLFGANTYLGKWLDAHDIKILFAAPGLILATMFVTFPFVARELIPLMQEQGTADEEAALSLGASGWQTFWHVTLPNIKWGLLYGVLLCNARAMGEFGAVSVVSGHIRGQTNTMPLQVEILYNEYNFTGAFAVATLLALLALVTLVLKTLLEMRYSEEIAASRRH
- the cysT gene encoding sulfate ABC transporter permease subunit CysT gives rise to the protein MKAHSPTRWRFKRPSVIPGFGMALGLTLTWLTLLILIPLSGLAWRSSELGWDKFSSIALDPRTLSALRISFGAAFAAACVNAVFGVVLAWVLVRYRFPGKRVIDAMVDLPFALPTAVAGIALTTLYAPNGWIGQFLTPLGIRIAFTPVGIVVALVFVGLPFVVRTVQPVMEEIDKEVEEAAATLGANRFQTIFRVLLPALAPAVLTGFALAFARGVGEYGSVIFIAGNLPFKSEIAPLLIVIKLEEYNYAAATGIAAVMLIISFIMLLVINLIQSWSRRRYGNGI
- a CDS encoding sulfate ABC transporter substrate-binding protein yields the protein MPSIRITRLLAAAVFAGSVAIGATAPALADQTLLNVSYDPTRELYKDFNAAFAAKWEKDTGETVTIQTSHGGSGAQARSVIDGLEADVVTLALEGDIDAIASKTGKIPADWKSRFPNNSAPYTSTIVFLVRKGNPKGIKDWGDLIKDDVQVITPNPKTSGGARWNFLAAWAWAKQANGGDDTKAQDFVTKLLQHVPVLDTGARGATTTFVQRGLGDVLLAWENEAYLSLEELGPDQFEIVTPTLSIRADPPIAVVDGNVDKKGTRKVAEAYLNYLYSDEGQKIAAKHFYRPSKPEVADKADIDRFQNLKLATIDDFGGWKEAQPKFFGDGGVFDQIYKPAQ
- a CDS encoding PTS sugar transporter subunit IIA, giving the protein MKLADIFRPEHTFIGVSVSTKWRALQSLAEKAGKAFGVEEKTIVQALERRENLGSTGIGNGIAVPHAAIAGMTSPRGLLVRFAQPLDFQAIDDLPTDIAFMLLFAESNRGEYLNVLAAIARRLQSDGVVVSMREAKNVDEFYSSFIEDSRP